The genomic window AATAGAACCTAAAATGTGTACTTAAGTTTAGTTAATCTCCTTCACTGCTTAAAAAGTGTAGATATGTTCACCTACCATTGATACTTGACTTGGTAAACGGATACGTAACCACCCTGCTGACAGTTAGCCAGTGTTCACCCattactgtaaatgtgttcagtgACAAATATCCACAATACATTCAAGGAACGCACACAACATAGAGAATCATGAGAATAAAAATCTTTATTAGTGTTTTGAAGTATGAAGTCTGCATAATATGCCACACGCCTGAGAAGCTTatggtcagaaaaaaaaaagaactgctCTATCAATACCGCCCTCTACTGGTAAAACAACTGCGACATCTACTGTACTGACTGCTTTGCAAAAAGATTActgttaaatacacacatactgtactacTGTTATGTATATGTACGTCTGGTCCACGTCAGtttttgtaatgtattttttcaCATTCATATGTTGTAGGCCAAAGataaaaacaatgtaacactGGACCTAACACATGGTTCAGTTCCCCAAATCCAAACGTCACTAGGTGCACTTAAAAGTACAATCACTAGTGCCATAaggtaaatacatttacatcaaaaagaagggaggggaggaaacatGTTAAACTCGCAACAGCCACGTAATGACAATGATGGCAGAGTTTAATAAGCTAATAAGTCTTGttgtacatactgtatttcATAGACGGAACAAatacaatacacacattaacacagaaTGTCCTAGTGTGCAGGCAcattcactcttcttttctcatGGAAGAAAACCACTCTCTCTCCACCCAGGTttctgtaacattttaaaagccaATTGTATGGTTAACCTTAACCCGCTTGACTGAGCACCAAAAGGCTACAAGAGGTCACGTGTGTTGTTCAAAAAAAGTGAAGAGATGACTGACTGAATGGCCATTACAAAGTTTTACATGCCTCTGGAATCATTAAAACCATTACAGGAAAGTAGATTTGGGGTTTCAGTTAAATCTGTGGTTCTGTGTACTTTAAAATGCACCAGATttctttggaaaaacaaaagggTAGAAACAGGCTACACATCATGTGGGGcagtgagtgttttttttgtttgtttttttaccaagaCAAAGAGCTGCAATTGTAAATAAATTCAAACTAAACCTTTTTgggtaaaataaaaaggaatgatCCATGCCCTCCATGTCACTTTAGAAACAGCTGTGGTCTTGAAAatattactttaataaaaagTGAACGACAGAaaattttaagtatatttatatataaaaatacatgaGAATACAAAAAAGTAGCAAAACAATGGGGATATAGGCTAAAAACAGAATGAATTCATTGATACCTTCAATTTCTCCTAGTGAGAAGTTTAATGCTTCACCTTGGAGAGCCCCAGGACTCCCAGTGTCGAgtcaaaaagagagaggaaaaaaaagcttttgacGACAGCTGATGTTCTCTGGTCCCGGCCCAGTGCACCTTGCAAAGCCTGGCCAACGTCTCATTAGCTTCCATACCAGGCTGCTCAGTGGGGATGGAAATCAACTAAACCAAGGACATGTAGAGTGCCATATAATGACAAAGAAATAAACTACATCCAGATCAAGTTTGCAGTTATTTGGGTTTTTTGGAATTACTTACTAACATTCCTATTTGTCCATTAAGAAGTATGTCTTATAACGACACACGTCGAGTTACAAAAAGGGCCATTCTTCCGAAGTCAATTCAAATTTCATAAACACATTGTGGTGTTTCCTTCAGGAGGAAAACCGCCACCAAGGCCATCGGTTCTTCACCAAGCCACCTCCCCCTGACCAAAGATGGGGCCAAGTTTCCCAGAGAAAAGTAAACTTAGGTTCAGAACAATGGTTGGGGTGGGCTAGAACAAAATTCATTTTAGCATTTAAGCTTGTGTTACTCATACAAGCAATCTTCAATACTGAGAAACTATTCACAGATATTTTTGGTATTTCCCCTACTTCCTGGACTAAAAaccaatatacattttatttgtaccACAAATAGATCTAATATCAAGGATTTGGGGAAAAGCAATTTAACAAGGTGCATGACATAGATGGGTAACAAAGTGccaattctttttttactgaaaagtctgtatgtgtatgtgtgtgagtgcaacAGTGTAGGTGCatttgttcgtgtgtgtgtgtgtgagagggatgTGGAACTGGGCCACAAATACTATGAATGTTACAGAAATTTCATTCTGTGgggtttccatttttttttttttcatgacagGACTCACAGGTTTGGAATTTAATGATCATGTAATGGGCTGCGTTTTTTTGGGGCGTTTCTTTAGCTGTTTAGGACATACTGGAGCAGCGTGCAGAAGGGGAACCCATCTGGGTCAGAACCTTGTCCAGCCACTGCAGGGGACCGTTCAAATGCAGCTCAATCCAGCAAGGAGTGCTTGTGACAGTCTGCCGCCTGGAAaccaaaatgtacatttcaatGTCTGATGTCTGTGCCGACATTGCCTCGTCACTCCTTACAACACGTGACAATTGCTGCTTCGTGTTACCAACGAAGCCAAACTTGACTTAAAGTCTTCCGTCCAAGACCATAACGTGGAACTCTTGTGTTTAGGATGAATTTGTAAAACATTAGTCAGAATCAATTCCGCATGCCAAAGtttcagacacattttcaaTGTCGCAATATGCTTTGACAGATCAACAATTATAAATTGATAAAAACAGTCCCATTTACTAAATCAGTGGAGGTGCTCACCTGTACTCGGCTCCCCAGCCTTTGACGAAGCTCATGCGGATGGTGCACATCCTGGTGAGCTGGTAAACAGCCTCAAAGCCCTGGTTGACTGACTGAGCCAGCAGGGCTGCAAATTCTTGGTTGTTGAAGATTTTTAGATTACAACCTAAAAGGAACAAAGAGGCAAACAGACCAGCCGTTAATGTGGGTTTACAGCCGACATTTGGCCTTTTTGTTGGCAGTGGTCATTCTGTGTCTGTGGCTAATTATTTCCCAGAGTTTTTGTGGTGTGTTGGGCATCATCGGCTCTGGTTGGGCTGGACCGGTGGCATATGGCTGCTCCAGAATCAGTGATTTTCACTAATTTAgcgtgtttttttatttccttttcaccTCCAAGAAAAGCTTTAAAGTGATACGGTACTGTAGCATCCCATGCACAGAAGAACTGTTTCGACTGATTGACAGCGTACAGATCAATGGCGGAGAAGTGAATGTGCTGCAGAGGTAGTTATAGAGTCGTCTATGGACACTGATTCGTTTTTGCACGCCTCTGTGTCTTTTAGTATCCTTTGCCAGTATAAATCCAAGCTGACTACAGCTGCCATCTAACATAAAATGGCAAACTACAGAGGCACCTTTTAGCCAACATGAGGTGgctttttatataaaaacatagtGGTGTGCACCTTCAAACATCTTGATTCAAAGTACAGTATGGTGGGTCTGCCGGGTACGCATCATCTTCTCTTTAAATATACAcaacacttaaataaaagtatgtTAAAACAAGTATGTTATTAGTTTGTTTACTATATTTTATGGTACATTTTTTTTCGATTTTTAAATCTTCAAGTCTTTTAATATTGCACTATGTGTATTGTCGCGCAGAAATCGCCAAGCtccttgtatgtgtaacgtACAATAAACCGTTTCTGATTTAGATTTCATCTGGAGCTCCACAAATATTCAAGACCACACGCCATTCAGTCtataattgttttgttatgtggGTACTCCACTGTCAATTCAGCACATTTCCCAAATTGCTACACAAGTGACATCTTCAACACCTTACCTGGGGGAATTTTACACACTGTTGCTGGATGCCAGCCATATCGCTGGTTGCAGTTTGGACTCTGGACAAAGATGGCGCTATCACTCAGGCACTCAGCAAATACCTCCCCTCCAATGTAGTAGAGTCTAACTCCTCTTCCTGtgaatgcagacagacagaagctAGAACACCAGCTCTGACTAAAAAGAAGAACTAAAGctaaaaacaaactgtaaagcGGCTAACAGGTGGTCTGCCGATGATTAGTTAGCTGACGCCGTGCCATACCTATGTGCCTCCGGGTCATCTCCACAGTGGCATTCCTGTTGACATTAGACAGCAGACCCAGGCAGAAGCGCTCAGAGTTTGATGGATCTGTGAATCCGTCCACTGTCAGCGAGGGCTGAGAGGCGTGGAACGTCTCCCCCACACGCTGGTTCAGCTCGTAATAGGCTATAGAGCACCAGAAGGCTGGCTCAGAGTAGGTCACTGGCTGCAGGTCTATGGTAGAGGCTTCTGTCAGTAAAAGTAATCTCAATTATGTCAGTAAAGTTGATCTCGATCATCTCCTTTTGATAGAACACTGTTCCTATGTGGAGGAACAGAAGGCATTGcaaatgtttgtgttcataaTCAAACTAGACATGTGATCTTACCcatgctgtgattgacaggagacAGAGTGCTGGGGGAGAGCTCTGCTGGAGAACCTGACAGAAACAAGACAACAGGAAATCATTGACTACATTAGACCAGAACATGGGGACCAGGTGGGTCGGATCAAAGGCTTATGATGAAAGTGGTGGCTGCCTTTGCGAAAGAATGCCATAATGTTACTGTAAACCTGTTCAATTTGCATGAGAGTGATGCAGAGATGCTGTTTACAATTACTGATACAAAAGCCCTGTTGGTACATCCCACATCCTGCTTTGTTGAGATCAGAGAgtttaaactaaactacaactaaaTGGATGACATAAAACAATATGTAGcatactgctgctgttatgGTTATCATTAACAGCACATTGAAGATCAAACAAACATACTCTGAGGTAGTCAGGAGAGACAAGGTACATATGTAAGTGTATTCCATGAACTTGTTAAAGTCCATTTCCAGAAATGTCTATATGCATTTTCCCAAATGCATGTTGACAACAGCTTTGGACCAGGTAATTCACAGAGCTGCCACCTCTCTAGGCAAAAATATTTGTCATTGATCTTTGTCCAAGATTGGCTTCTAATGCAGGGTAGAGCCGGTCtgggaaaatgtaaatataacttttatAAACACCAGGTCAAAATCAATATATGTAGTTAAGAAATTCCAAATCTCTAGAAGAGGATCTGGTCTATGAAACATGATACAGGTCTGTTGAAGCACAGGAGGGAGTTGAGGATAAAGTGTCTCCGTTTTGTTTATCACGTAAGCATCTTTAGCCGACGTATtccatgaaaaaataaattttacATTGACCGTTCTGGAGCAGTGAGGCCGACTCACGaagaaaggagaaggagtttTATAGTCTAGGTACCTGTGTCCATACTTTGATTCATCTGTTGATCGCTGGCCTCTCCATCCTCACTGATGTAGCCCGGTGGAGGCGTTTCTGTTGTaataatggggggggggggggggtggaagaagaagatgaaagagCGTTGATATACCAGTTTAACCtacttaaataataaaaataacattttagtaATATTGTTTTGCTGAGGTGATAGTAAAAGGAGAACCCATTAGTCAAATAGTCACTCCTGTCCGGTGGAGACAATTAACTCACCTGGTATATAGTTGTTTGGAGGTTCGATTCCTGCAGGGAAGTTTGTGTTCTCAGGTATGGAATGAGTGTAGTCATCCAGAGGTGGCAGCTCTGGCAGGATTTCTGAGTGTCTTGGCACAAGAACAGGAGGCAGCACTACAGTGTTGGGTAAAGAGAGAAGAGTTAGACTCGTATTAGCTCTACGCTTTTCAAAAATGATTGGACATTTTTAATGCATAAAAAAGGATCAAGCACTTTGAAGTTTCATTGTTGCAGAAATAAAActttgcaacaacaaaaagaaaacaatgaaacactaGTGAAAACTTAAACTTTGTACTGGATTATTATTAGAAGGCGGTTTCCCTGCCAATTTTAATATTCTAGCCCTTtacccttgtttccagtctttatgctaagctaagctacctGTAGCTTCAATGTTATAGATCTTCTCATTGAACTCTTAGTAAGAAATTCTACCCCTCACAAAACCAGACTAACACTTTGGCCACTAAGAAGCTATTCTGCATAGACAATGACAATGATTCACCTTAGCCTAGAATTAATGAAATAGACACTGAAGAACGAAGGGATGTGCACGTAATGTTCACTGAACAAAGTCAACTCACCTGGGGTCTCCACCCTCTGGTAGTGGTAGGGGTTGATGCAGACCTCATCCTTCTTTAGATGGAAGGCATACTCACAGGCCTCAATGGCACGCAGCTCGTGGTGGCTGTGAAGGTCCGGCCATCGCCACAAGCGACAGTAGATAACATGGGGAAGCCCCTTCCTATGGGAGACCTGCAGGCGGCCATCCAGGGATCTGATTGAACAGCAAACAGGAAATGGAGGTGAGATGGTAGGTAGGGGAGAGGGGGTGACACATAATATGGCCAGGTAGGGGAGGGAAATGGAGATGGATTGGATTGAGTGGAGACgagaacaagaaaaaaagttgTACGCAACACCATACAATAGTTGATGATAGTCACCTGGTTTGGTCAGGGTAGCTGTATAGGCCTGATGTATCCCACTGTTCTATCGTATTTGGTGTACTCAGTCCCCATATTTCAGAGCAATTGCTGTgcacagagaaaaaacaaaaaacaaatgataaacATGGGACATGGCTCATTCAGAAATATCAGTATGAgtaatgtaaacattaaaaGGCCTCTTTTATTAGAGTTTTATGgttaaaagaaataattaattttcaGCAGTGGAAATGAACCATGGGAACTTCAAATAAGAGAAGGCTTTTTTGAAAGAATTAAGGAAAAAACAACGACATGGAATCTgctaaaacacacaatgaatgaGACAAAGAACATTCTTCAACGTTGGCATTGCATCAAACGCTTAAAATGACTGAACACTTTTTCACTACAGTCATTGGTCAGAACTCATCTGGagacatttaaacaaacactaAGACACACAATagcccaaaggaggaggaggaggagggggggagggggggggggcaaccttggaagacaaaaaaaaataaaaatcaattttCAGACATTCTCAAAACATTCAcaagaaaatgacaaacaaactTAGAATAAAAACTTGGAATGAGAACCAATGGGAGTAGTTGCATTTGAATAATAACAGGACAATAACAAATTAATTACTTTGGCGGGATCTAAACCAACATAAATAATTGTAATTGTCTGATTCATAACAGGGCAGGAAACCAACTTTTGTCCACCAGCCAATTCAACAGCTATTTTTACTGCAGGAAACTAAATGCTTAGAGTAGAATTGGTCTAAATCTTGAATGGATAACTGACCAAAGTGACAAGCAGGGTAGACGAGATCCCCAATCACAATCAAAATATACCAACAAAAGTATGGCTGGGAGCAATGCCTCAATCTGgcgttattttgtgtttgtaacCCTCTCTCGTGTAGCTATCCCCGCTACTAGAAAAAATTTCATTCAGATCGAGCCAGCCACTGTATTTCTACAAACATAACAGTGCAGCCTAGAACAATTCTCAGGCGATAACAACCAGGGCGCTATCTATAGACATACAAACATCTGACATGGTACTTGGTGGCCCATCAGTGAGGAATGAATCTGTTAACGTGGTGTTCCCACTGAGTCTGGACCATCAAGGCTGGCTGGCTGATAAAGAGAACATCTTCTCTCAccctttaaatgtctctctctctctctccacaagCATAATACAAACTATCTAAATGCAGTTGTAAATAAACAGTGAGTTGATATATTATCAGCTCATCTTCAAAGAGCAATTCATGTTACATTATTTTGCAAACAAACCTTTTAACATTGCAATCAGTTTTGCATGCCTGGTAATAACAACAGGAAATTATGAGGTGCAAGATCAGCATTTGCCACCAGCCCAAGGTTTCATGGTTTTGTATTACGCAGAGGTCTCAGCTAAGTACACTTGCAGAGACATGCAACATCAGCAGCTTTCTTCCTTATTCTAGTTTGAACAGTTTTTGTTACCTGGGGATGGTGACACACTTGGTGTTGCAGTTCTGTGTGGTGATAGCTTTCTCTAGCTCATCGAGCTG from Cyclopterus lumpus isolate fCycLum1 chromosome 9, fCycLum1.pri, whole genome shotgun sequence includes these protein-coding regions:
- the LOC117736183 gene encoding mothers against decapentaplegic homolog 2 isoform X3, with product MSSILPFTPPVVKRLLGWKKSSNGPGGAGGGEQNGQEEKWCEKAVKSLVKKLKKTGQLDELEKAITTQNCNTKCVTIPSNCSEIWGLSTPNTIEQWDTSGLYSYPDQTRSLDGRLQVSHRKGLPHVIYCRLWRWPDLHSHHELRAIEACEYAFHLKKDEVCINPYHYQRVETPVLPPVLVPRHSEILPELPPLDDYTHSIPENTNFPAGIEPPNNYIPETPPPGYISEDGEASDQQMNQSMDTGSPAELSPSTLSPVNHSMDLQPVTYSEPAFWCSIAYYELNQRVGETFHASQPSLTVDGFTDPSNSERFCLGLLSNVNRNATVEMTRRHIGRGVRLYYIGGEVFAECLSDSAIFVQSPNCNQRYGWHPATVCKIPPGCNLKIFNNQEFAALLAQSVNQGFEAVYQLTRMCTIRMSFVKGWGAEYRRQTVTSTPCWIELHLNGPLQWLDKVLTQMGSPSARCSSMS
- the LOC117736183 gene encoding mothers against decapentaplegic homolog 2 isoform X2, whose protein sequence is MSSILPFTPPVVKRLLGWKKSSNGPGGAGGGEQNGQEEKWCEKAVKSLVKKLKKTGQLDELEKAITTQNCNTKCVTIPSNCSEIWGLSTPNTIEQWDTSGLYSYPDQTRSLDGRLQVSHRKGLPHVIYCRLWRWPDLHSHHELRAIEACEYAFHLKKDEVCINPYHYQRVETPVLPPVLVPRHSEILPELPPLDDYTHSIPENTNFPAGIEPPNNYIPETPPPGYISEDGEASDQQMNQSMDTGSPAELSPSTLSPVNHSMASTIDLQPVTYSEPAFWCSIAYYELNQRVGETFHASQPSLTVDGFTDPSNSERFCLGLLSNVNRNATVEMTRRHIGRGVRLYYIGGEVFAECLSDSAIFVQSPNCNQRYGWHPATVCKIPPGCNLKIFNNQEFAALLAQSVNQGFEAVYQLTRMCTIRMSFVKGWGAEYRRQTVTSTPCWIELHLNGPLQWLDKVLTQMGSPSARCSSMS
- the LOC117736183 gene encoding mothers against decapentaplegic homolog 2 isoform X1, whose translation is MSSILPFTPPVVKRLLGWKKSSNGPGGAGGGEQNGQEEKWCEKAVKSLVKKLKKTGQLDELEKAITTQNCNTKCVTIPSNCSEIWGLSTPNTIEQWDTSGLYSYPDQTRSLDGRLQVSHRKGLPHVIYCRLWRWPDLHSHHELRAIEACEYAFHLKKDEVCINPYHYQRVETPVLPPVLVPRHSEILPELPPLDDYTHSIPENTNFPAGIEPPNNYIPETPPPGYISEDGEASDQQMNQSMDTGSPAELSPSTLSPVNHSMEASTIDLQPVTYSEPAFWCSIAYYELNQRVGETFHASQPSLTVDGFTDPSNSERFCLGLLSNVNRNATVEMTRRHIGRGVRLYYIGGEVFAECLSDSAIFVQSPNCNQRYGWHPATVCKIPPGCNLKIFNNQEFAALLAQSVNQGFEAVYQLTRMCTIRMSFVKGWGAEYRRQTVTSTPCWIELHLNGPLQWLDKVLTQMGSPSARCSSMS